CGTTGAGCTTGGAGTAGAAGTAGTGCGGGTAAACGGGCACCCCAACCACGTACTCCTGTATCTGGATTCCCGAAAGGTCTTCCTTACCCCTGATGCCGAGCCGCTCTGCCTTTTTCCAGAAATCCTCGGGAGAGCTGGCCAGGAAGTAGCCCCTTCCACCTCCAGCTCCAAAGGGCTTGACGATGACGGGCCCGTCTATCTCGTCAGGATCGCTGTAAATCCTCGGGAGCCTCAGCTTAGCCTTCTCTAGCCACTCCCTTTCGAGGGAGCGGTCGCTCTCCCACCTCAGCACGGCTTTGTTGCCGTAGTATGGAACCTTCATCTTCTCAACCAGCTCAACGCCAAGGTGGGCAACGAACGAACCAGTTGGGATTACGACAGCCCCAAGCTCAAGCAGTTCCTCTTCCGGATAGGTGCCCTCGATGAAGTGATCCGCCACAGGGAAGTACTTGGTGTAGAGTAGCTTAACTCTGGAAGGGCCGAAGGCCACAGTCTCGAACCCCTCATCCTTGGCGCCCTTTAAAATCTGAAGGGCGGAGTGGGAAGCGTAGGTCGCCACCCTCATTCTTCCTCACCCAGGAGCTTCGGAAGGGACTCGTGAGCCTTCTTCAGCTCTGACACTGACTTCCTGAAGAGCTCGTCCCCATTCCAGAGGAAAACTGCTTCATCTCCCCCAGCTCTGCCAATGACCGCGAAGTGCCTGAAGAGCCCTTCGAGTTCCTCAATGTTCTCCTCCGGGAAGACGACGATGTAGCGGCCGTGGCTCTCGCTGAAGGCGACCTCGATTGGGTTAGAAGTTTCGGCTGGAACCTTCGAGAGGTCAACAGTAAAGCCTACTCCGCCGGCAACTGCCATCTCTGTTAGGGCCACTGCCATTCCCCCCTTGCTTACATCGTGGACGGCCTTCACGAGACCCCTTCTGACGGCCTCAAGAATTCCCTCCGCGTTGGCCTTCTCCTCCTCAAGGTCCACCCTGGGAGCAATGCCGCCCTCAATGCCTAGCCTCGCGTAGAGCTCACTTCCTCCGAGCTCCCTCTTAGTGACCCCGACGACGCCTATGAGAAGACCCTCTTCGAGGCCGAAGCCGGGTATCTTCTCAAGCTCAACCTTTCCGAGGCCGGCAACAACTGGAGTTGGCTTTATCGGCCTGTCAACGACCTCGTTGTAGAAGCTGACGTTTCCGCTGACGTACGCTAGACCAAAGGCTCTTGCCGCGTCGGCCAGTCCCCTAACCGTCTCGGCGAAGCTCCAGTAGACCTCTGGCCTCTCTGGAGAGGCGAAGTTGAGGTTGTCAACGAGGGCTAAAGGCTCGGCACTGACGCTCACGAGGTTCCTGACGACTTCAGCCACTGCTCCCATCGCCCCGTGATACGGGTTCAGGTGGCTGTGGTTCGGGTTGCCATCGGCCACAAAGGCCAGCCCGTAGCGCTCGTTTATCTTGAGCACTGCCGCGTCCCTCCCGGGCTTCACGACCGTCCTTCCCTGAACCTCGTGGTCGTACTGCTCCCATATCCAGCGCTTGCTCAGAACGTTCGGACTGCTCCAGACGAGCTCGAAGGCCTCCGAAAAGCTTGTCTTAGGAGTCTCAACGTCCCTTTCGAGGCTGTAGGGCCTCATCTCCCACTCAATTGTTGGAACTTCCGTGAGGAGTTCTATCGGCAGATCGGCGACCTTCTCACCGTTCCAGTAGACGATGTAGCGCGGCTCCTCGATGATTTCTCCAACGACAGTCCATTCAAGGCCGTATTTCTCGAAAATTTTCCCGAGCGCCCCAACGTCCTCCGCTCTGACAGCGAAAAGCATCCTCTCCTGGCTCTCGGATATCATTACCTCCGTCGGTGTCATGTTTGGCTCCCTGAGGGGGACGCGGTCAGCGTAGACCACCGCGCCAAAGCCCTTCTTCCCTGCCATCTCCGAGGAGGCGCAGGTAAGCCCGCCGCCGCCGAGGTCTTTGAGGGCCCTCACCTTTCCGGTGTAGACGGCCTCAAGCGTGGCTTCAATCAGAAGCTTCTCGGTGAAGGGGTCGGGAATCTGAACCGCCGAGCGATCTTCCTCCTCCGCGTTCTCGCCAAGCTCTTCGCTCGCGAATGTAACTCCGTGAATGCCGTCCCTTCCGGTTCTGTTGCCGACGAGGATGAGCTTGAGACCTGGCTCGGTTACGTAGCTGTGGACGAGGTGCTCAGGCTTCATAACTCCAACGCAGGCAACGTTAACGAGTGTGTAGTTATCTAAGCTCTCATCGAACTCAGTTTCTCCACCAACGGTCGGGACGCCTATCCTGTTGCCGTAGTCGGCTATTCCCTTGACTACGCCCTGGAAGAGGTAGCGGTTTCTCTCCCTCTCAAGCGGCCCGAAGCGTATCGGGTCGAGGAGCGCCATCGGCCTTGCACCCATGCAGAGTATGTCCCTCACTATTCCGCCGACGCCCGTGGCCGCTCCACCGTAGGGCTCAACTGCTGAAGGATGGTTGTGACTCTCGATGCCAACGGCTACCCACGTTTCATCGTCGAACTTCACTACTCCGGCATCCTCCCCCGGGCCCAAAACCACGTGCTCGTTCTCCGTTGGAAGGAGCTTCAGAAAAGGTCTGCTCGACTTGTAGGAGGCGTGCTCGCTCCACATGACCTCAAGCATGGCCTTTTCAACCTCGTTCGGCTCCCTTCCGAGTCTTTCACGGATGAGCTTCTCCTCGTGGGGGAACATCTTGAACCCTCCTTTTATTGACGTATTAATGTAAAAAAATTCCATTTTTAAGGTTTGTTTTAACATAAAAATGTCAAATAAAGAACCGTGGGAACTAAACTCCAAACAGTATAGAAGGTATATCTGCGACCCGTTCGTCGGTGTAGTTTATGAAAGCTTTGAGAAGCCGGTAAATCTTGAATAACTTCTCCTCTTCTTTGTTCCGTGGCTGCTCACCCCTGTCAGCGCGGGAAAATACATCCACAATGTTAAAGCGCTCCGCGAGCACCTTTGGAGTTACCTCCTCCATGAGCTCGTTTATGATGTAGTAGACGTTGAATGCCCCATCCGGGTTGGAGGGATAAAGCTTCCTGACGAGCGAGAATGCCTTCAGGATGGCCTTTTCCAGGTCTTCCGGCGAAAGTTCTTCCAGTGCCCTCAGGTATTCACTCCGGAGCCTCTTTACGACTTCATTATCCACATAACCGCACTTCCACAGCTCAACGTTCCTCAGAATTTTCCGCGGGTTCCTCACGTAGACTATCCCGTTGCTTCCATCTACTATGACATCGTCGCCCTCTCGTATTGCCTCCACGTCAACACCCACAACACATGGGATACCGAGCTCTCTGGCCATTATTGGGAGTCGGGGGACCATCGTGGTAAGAAAGGTTATGACGAGGATGGGCCCCACCCCCGATAGTATTTGAGCGGGGCTTTCCCTCAGAGTCCACAACTCCTTCTCAATCAAAGTTTTCACTCTGTTCTTCATTATTCCTCCCCCTTGAAGAGGGCCTCGTCGAGGATTAATAACCCCTTGTCGGTTTTCAGGACAATGGCGTATGGCGTCGTGCAGTGAACGGTAGCCGTTCCGTACTCCGTCTTGAACCTGCCTATCTTTTTGGATGGAAGGTTGATGCCTGAAATCCTGATACTTGATTACGGAATTCACGGGAATCCCACTGTCGAGAGCCTCGAGTATCCTGTACCCCTTTGAGGAGAGTGGGAATCTAAAGATGACCTCGTTTCCCTTAACTTATGCTCGTTTTCATGTGAGAAATCGCAAGCACGACTATGACAATCGCCAGGGAAATAGCCAAAACTGAAGGGGATTGGGTTCATTTTTCATCTCCTCCCGAGGTATCTGCAGCTAATGACAAATCCCGCCAGCACAAAGGCCCACAACAGATACTTGCTGGGGAAGAACGGATAGAGGAGTATCATTGGGACAAGGAGCTTCTTTTCCTCTATCTCGGACATAAAGGTTACCATCGGGATAATGTCGGACCCCGAAAGAAGGGCATACGGAAGGGTGGTGAGAAGTTTGAAAAGTACCCTCCCGAGGGCAATGTCACAGAGCGTTAGGGGAAGGGGGAGAAACTTCCCAGGAGGATTTCTTATCTCTTCCTCAACGCTCACCACGCCTACCCATACCAGGCCAAAAACATAGGGTAGAAGGGAATGGATAAAGAAGGATGGAAGTGTAAGGACGAGGTAGGGAAGGTAGTGCCTCCAGTACTTGACGAACATAAACCTGCAGAACGTCAGGAAAATCATCCCAATTCCTCCTTTTTGAGACTGATTCCACATACCACCCCGGCCCCCATTAGGAGAGCCCCGATACCCCACGCAAGGATGACTGCGTTGAAGGGGGAGATGAAAAAGAAGCCCCCTATTATGGCAACCATCATTGCGATGGCGGAAATCATCTTTACTTTTTTCTTCTGAAAGCCTTGCCCTTTAGGGCGGGGATGCAGTAAACCGCCCAACAGCCTTTCAACAGTCAAAACCCTTTTAAACTTTGGAGTTTAGTAGGGTCTCGAAGAGACCACTCAAAACAACCCGATGAGATGAGGGGTTTCATCGTGTCCTCCCGCTTTGGGAGGAAGACGCCGGCAGGCGTCCCTGAAGGACTGCCCGTTTGGGCAGTCAAGAACTGGAGTTCGGTCTCTAAGCGATAACCCCAATCCGGCTTTGGCCGGTAGGGGTAACGGGCACAAGACCGTGCCCTCGGGCTGAACCGAAACCGGCAACGGGAGTAGGAAATGAGTGCCCGTAAACCGAACCGCCCGCTGGCGAGGGGTTAATTCGCTGGAACCCTCGCCCTTCAAGGCGGGAAGGAGGTCAGCCGGATGTTCCCGTGGTCATTGAATACCATGGAGAAAAGTGCTCCGGGCGTTTAAGGGCCAAACCTCAAGGTAAGATCACCGCGAAGTTCACCGTTGAGGAAGCCTCCCTCAACAGGCGCTCCGGTGAGACTTTTGAACTTGGGAAGTTGGCAATTTCACTCTGCTCGTCCACGTGAACGAGGCTGATAACTATACATTCACAGTCGAAGGGAACAACAACGAACGGCTTTCGAGTGGAGGGCTTGTGGTTGGTTAGCCCTCCATAATTTTTCTTAGCTTCCTGCAGAGGTCCAGATGAAAGAGGAACTTTTTCATAAGGCTGTGGCTTCTGAAAACCAGCTTAAGCTCGTTCAGCCTCTTCTTCCCCCCAAACTCTCCGTAGACAAGTGTCCCGTTCACCTCGACCAGGCCAAAGACGGCAGCGAGGTTGAAGATAAGAGTCCTAAGCTGGTAGGCGGAGACCTCGTGGGTGCTAAGCCTTGCCGTTGGGTATTCAAAGTAGAAGTATTCTAGGCCCTCTATCCTAGCGACGTCCGTTATGGCAAGGTCTGCTGTCAGAAATACCACCATGGCAGGGCTCATCTCGTCGTAGTGCTTGAGGGTCTTCACTATGCGTTCGTCGTTGTTGTGGCCCTCTCCATAGCGCTCCACAACGATGATCCTGTCCCTCAGCGCTTCAAATTCCTTTAGGGCAATGTAGGAGGCTTTTCTGGCTTTCTTCGTCCTCCTGTTGCTCAGCTCACGAAGGAGGTGGCCGTTTTTGACGTTGTCCATAATCTCATGGAGGTAGCTTGAGTGGTACTTGTAGTTCATGGCACTCTCTATCTCGTTTTTAACGTCCTCGGCGACGACAATATGATAGCCATCGAGGGGTCTGTAGTTGGATATAAAGCGGTGGTAGAATATGTTGGTGTCGGGGGAGAACACAACTCCCTTTCTAAGAAACTGGTACAGCTCCAGCATCTCCTTGAAGTCGTCTATGTTGTCGTACATGATCACCCCAGAGGAGATAAACGCCTCGTAGAAGTCGGAGTAAGAAGGCAGTTCAGGGTGCCTGACGTGGAAGTCCCGTTTTTCGGCTTTCACATCCACAATGTAGCCCCTCTCAAATGGTCTAGCAGTGAACAGGAGTGTGTTGTAAATCGGGTAGTGAACTCTAATTTGATCCCTCTCCTGGATTAAGTTGATGAGTATCTGAAGCTCGGGCTTTTCGATAACGACTTCACCTGCCATTCTCCCCACCCAGAAAGTTCTTGAGGACCTGCATATGTTTTGGAAGCATCATATAGGGCCTGTTTGGGAACTGGACGTCGAGGAGGGCCATGTAAAGGATCTCCCTAACTTTAGATTCCCTGCTGTGGATTATCGCGGCAGCAACCAGTGCTTTCCTCCCAGAGGTCATGTTGAGGACTATGTCGCCGTCCTTCTCTGTCAGCTCAGAGAACAGGTTTTTCAAGACCCTGTCCGCCTCCTTGAAGTCGTCATCGGGTATGACGAGGGTTTTAACTTCGGGCGAAAAACCATACGCCTCTGATATCGCCTTTATAGCCTCTGTTATTTTTGGAAGGTTGTGTGAGTATCTGCTCTCAGTCACGATGTATACTTCCTTAGGCCGCTCCTCCCTCATTACTGAGGCGTAATAGGTGTTTACCAGCGCCCAGGGAGTTCTTCCGAGGAGGGCTATGTGGACGCTCATTCGACCATCACCATCCCGTAGAGGACGCTTTCTGAGAAGTCTATATCAACGATCGAGCTTATCTCTATTCCAATAGCGTCTATGCTCGGCCTCACCTTCTCCGGCATCCTGCAGGGTTCTCCCCTCTCAAAAGGGCAGTCATCGCACAGGTTGCAGTTCCCTGGGAAGAGGGCCATTGCGTAGAGCTTCCCCTTCTTGAAAAGCTCCGCTTCTTTCTTCAGAAGCCACAGGAGGACTTTCCTCTTCTCGGCCTCAAACTCATCCATATCGATCTCAAACTTCACGAGAAGCGCCTTTTTGAAAGACCTTGTCCATTCCTTGGCCTCGTGCCAGTCAGGGGCATATGGCGGGCAGTTTGGCCTTTTCCCATACATTGGACAGGCCCTGCACTTCCACACCGGCCTCGGCGAGACGGTTATCTTCTCCGCTGGAATCTCCCTCTCCCATACTACTCGCATTTTTGCCCACAGAAGAGAGTATGAATAAAGAGGTTAAAATCGTTTATGCCGTCTGCGTTCTTGGATCAATATTTGAGGGTAACGATCATGCCGTCAAGAGTCCTGTTCATAGACTTAACAACGGACATCACAAACTCTTCCTCTGTCTTTGAGACTCTAACCACAGTGGTTGCTATTTCCTCAACGAGGGGGAGGATAAAATGCTTATCCCCCTCTATCAAGTCCTTATTTAGGAAATATAACGCGATCCTGCGCTCATCTCCAGTGTAAGTCAGGATTGTGTTGGCTATGCTCATGACCTCCCTGAAATTGGACAGCAGAAACAGTTTTTCAAGTCCGAGGATGACATCAATGAGCCTCCCGCCTTTTAGGACAGAGTTAAAGGCCTCGCTGTATTCCTTGAACCAAATTACATAGTCCTTGCTGGGCCGGATGTATTTGAGTATCTTACCGATATTTTGGTGTCCGCCCTCTTTGATTACCGCCATCTCATCCAAAAAAGACACATCGAGTCCTGCCAATTTGAGGTGAACCCTGTGTAGGTAAAGTGTGTCTAAAATATCCTCAGAAATATCCTCAGATAACAATGCGATACCCCTTGTTCCTTGCCCACTTGAGAGCATAATATAGGCCGAGTGCCGGGGATGTTAGTGAGTCATGCTCAACAACGACGGTCTCTCCAAACTGTATGCTATCCCAAATTCTTTCAACCTCTGATATTGGGAATCACTCTCATACTAACTACTAGTTGAGGACTAAAAGAAGAATTTGATAAATGATGATTTAAATGTTTCGATTGTCCTTTTATAAAATTGAAATAAAAATGTGTCAGCTATATGCACTAATCCATGAGCCTGCCGCCGTTGACGTCCACCAGCTCTCCAGTAACGTGGTCGTTCTCGAGGAGGAAGATAACTGCGTGGGCTATGTCCTCGGGCTTCGCTATCTCCCCCGTTAGGGAGAGCTTCCTGAGCTTCTCCTTTATCTCGGGGCTTATCAGCCCCGTGTCCACCGGACCTGGTGCGACCGCGTTCACGAGTATGTTGGGAGCGAGGTGTCTCGCGAGGTTGAAGGTCAGAGCTATCAGCCCGCCCTTCGAGGCCGCGTAGTGCGGCCCGACGGTTCCGCCGTCCTTGCCCGCTATCGAGGCTATGTTCACGATCTTGCCCTTCTTCATATACCTGAGCACTTCCTGAGTAACTATGAAGGCCCCCTTGAGGTTCACGCCGAGAACGTTATCCCAGTCCTCATCTGTTACATCCATTGGCTTCAGGGCCTTTCCGAGTATTCCCGCGTTGTTGACGAGAATGTCTATCCCGCCGAAGCGCTTGACGACCTTCTCCACCATCGCCCTAACTTCTTCCCTGTTCCTCACGTCGGCCTTCACTATCATTGCCTCCGCTCCGGCCTCCCTGCAGAGCCTCTCGGTTTCCCTCGCTCCCTCCTCGTCGTGGGCGTAGTTTATGGCAACCTTTGCCTCCTTCTTCGCGAGGGCAACCGCTATGGCCCTACCAATCCCCCTCGAGGCTCCGGTAACGAGGGCAGCTTTTCCGGCCAGCTCCATAGTATCACCGGATAACTTTCAGTGATTCAATCCAAAAACCTTTTATCCTCAACAGCGTAACTAAAACCATGAGGAGGTTGCTCCCGCTGTTGCTGACCGTATTGGTTGTTGCTTCGGGATGCATCTCCGGAGGGGGTGGGAAAATGGAGAAAACCCTTGAGGTAGGCTCCGTCTTCCACGACGGAGATTTTATACCGAAGGAGTACACCTGCGAAGGCGACGATACAAACCCGCCGATTTATATCGGAAACATTCCAAGTGAGGCCAAGAGCCTCGTCGTCATAGTTGACGACCCGGATGCGCCCGCTGGAACCTTCACCCACTGGATAGCATGGAACATTCCGCCCGTTGGGGAGGTGCCTTCCTGGATACCGAAGAAGGCCGAGACCGACGAGCCGATACACATCGTCCAGGGGAAGAACGACTTCGGCAAGATAGGCTACAACGGCCCATGCCCGCCGAGGGGACACGGGGTTCACCACTATCACTTCAAGGTATACGCCCTCGATACAGAGCTCCACCTCAAGCCCGGTTCATCGAGGAAAGAACTGGAGAAGGCCATGGAGGGTCACGTCATAGCCTGGGGTGAGATAGTCGGCCTCTACGAGAGGAAGTGAGGCCACTCATTTTTCCATCAACTTTACCACCAGGTTGATGCCGCTCTGGAACGCTGAGAGAAAGTTCAGCGTGAAGAATATCCAGTCACCTATTATCCAAGAGTAGATCGTTAGCAGGCTCGCCGCGAGTACGTAGATTATTACGAACTCCAGATTCAGCGGGCAGTGGCGCTTTCTTACTGTCTCAACGGTCTGGGGTACCCATGAGCTGACCAGCAGGAGCATTCCTAGAAGTCCTATTATCTCTCCACCGTTCATCTCTCTCACCCAGCCCAGAAAAGGAAAGGCCTAAAAAAGCCTTATGGAAGGATTCTTGTAAAATTCCTTCTGCAAAGTACGGATATTTGAAAAAAGAAAGTTAAAGCTTGTTGGCGAGCCTCGAAGTCGCCCAGGTCTTAACGTCCTCGTCAAGGATGTTATCTATAATCCCCATAGCCCGGGCGATCTCTCCCCTCTCGGCTAGCTTCAGGGCGACTTCTGCCTCGACTTTTGCCCTGTTTGATATGTCAGATATGTACTCTGCTATTTTCAGGGCGTCGTCGATCTTTCCAAGTTCAAGGAGATCAAAGGCAAGACTCATAAGAGTCTTGGTGCTCTCATCCTGGCTGGTAACGTTCATAGCGACCTCTACCGCCCTATTAAGTGCTGTAGAATAGTCTTCGCCCGCTTTGATTAGTTCAACTACAATCTGGTTCAGGGCCATTGACTTGACCTTGGTATCGGGAATTTTTTCAACAAGGTCTAGGGCCTCATTGAACCTGTGCGCATTTAGGAGTTTTATGACCCCCTCATAAAGCGCTCTGGAGCGGTACCATTCCTGCATTAAATTCCCCCCTCAACTTTTAACGCCCAAAGTTTATAATGTCTTCTCCGCTTTAATTGCACGGGTGATTTAATGAAAAAGCACGGGATTATCCTTT
This region of Thermococcus stetteri genomic DNA includes:
- a CDS encoding DUF2284 domain-containing protein translates to MRVVWEREIPAEKITVSPRPVWKCRACPMYGKRPNCPPYAPDWHEAKEWTRSFKKALLVKFEIDMDEFEAEKRKVLLWLLKKEAELFKKGKLYAMALFPGNCNLCDDCPFERGEPCRMPEKVRPSIDAIGIEISSIVDIDFSESVLYGMVMVE
- a CDS encoding PDDEXK family nuclease — encoded protein: MSVHIALLGRTPWALVNTYYASVMREERPKEVYIVTESRYSHNLPKITEAIKAISEAYGFSPEVKTLVIPDDDFKEADRVLKNLFSELTEKDGDIVLNMTSGRKALVAAAIIHSRESKVREILYMALLDVQFPNRPYMMLPKHMQVLKNFLGGENGR
- a CDS encoding YbhB/YbcL family Raf kinase inhibitor-like protein — its product is MRRLLPLLLTVLVVASGCISGGGGKMEKTLEVGSVFHDGDFIPKEYTCEGDDTNPPIYIGNIPSEAKSLVVIVDDPDAPAGTFTHWIAWNIPPVGEVPSWIPKKAETDEPIHIVQGKNDFGKIGYNGPCPPRGHGVHHYHFKVYALDTELHLKPGSSRKELEKAMEGHVIAWGEIVGLYERK
- a CDS encoding SDR family NAD(P)-dependent oxidoreductase, yielding MELAGKAALVTGASRGIGRAIAVALAKKEAKVAINYAHDEEGARETERLCREAGAEAMIVKADVRNREEVRAMVEKVVKRFGGIDILVNNAGILGKALKPMDVTDEDWDNVLGVNLKGAFIVTQEVLRYMKKGKIVNIASIAGKDGGTVGPHYAASKGGLIALTFNLARHLAPNILVNAVAPGPVDTGLISPEIKEKLRKLSLTGEIAKPEDIAHAVIFLLENDHVTGELVDVNGGRLMD
- a CDS encoding formate--phosphoribosylaminoimidazolecarboxamide ligase gives rise to the protein MRVATYASHSALQILKGAKDEGFETVAFGPSRVKLLYTKYFPVADHFIEGTYPEEELLELGAVVIPTGSFVAHLGVELVEKMKVPYYGNKAVLRWESDRSLEREWLEKAKLRLPRIYSDPDEIDGPVIVKPFGAGGGRGYFLASSPEDFWKKAERLGIRGKEDLSGIQIQEYVVGVPVYPHYFYSKLNGELELMSIDKRYESNADAIGRIPAREQAELGISTDYTVVGNIPLVLRESLLMDVIEAGERVVKVAEKLMGGLWGPFCLEGVFTPEMEFVVFEISARIVAGTNPFIHGSPYSWLRYDFPVSTGRRIAMELRQALKEDRLDEILT
- a CDS encoding PEP-utilizing enzyme — protein: MKNRVKTLIEKELWTLRESPAQILSGVGPILVITFLTTMVPRLPIMARELGIPCVVGVDVEAIREGDDVIVDGSNGIVYVRNPRKILRNVELWKCGYVDNEVVKRLRSEYLRALEELSPEDLEKAILKAFSLVRKLYPSNPDGAFNVYYIINELMEEVTPKVLAERFNIVDVFSRADRGEQPRNKEEEKLFKIYRLLKAFINYTDERVADIPSILFGV
- a CDS encoding PIN domain-containing protein, whose amino-acid sequence is MAGEVVIEKPELQILINLIQERDQIRVHYPIYNTLLFTARPFERGYIVDVKAEKRDFHVRHPELPSYSDFYEAFISSGVIMYDNIDDFKEMLELYQFLRKGVVFSPDTNIFYHRFISNYRPLDGYHIVVAEDVKNEIESAMNYKYHSSYLHEIMDNVKNGHLLRELSNRRTKKARKASYIALKEFEALRDRIIVVERYGEGHNNDERIVKTLKHYDEMSPAMVVFLTADLAITDVARIEGLEYFYFEYPTARLSTHEVSAYQLRTLIFNLAAVFGLVEVNGTLVYGEFGGKKRLNELKLVFRSHSLMKKFLFHLDLCRKLRKIMEG
- the purL gene encoding phosphoribosylformylglycinamidine synthase subunit PurL, with the translated sequence MFPHEEKLIRERLGREPNEVEKAMLEVMWSEHASYKSSRPFLKLLPTENEHVVLGPGEDAGVVKFDDETWVAVGIESHNHPSAVEPYGGAATGVGGIVRDILCMGARPMALLDPIRFGPLERERNRYLFQGVVKGIADYGNRIGVPTVGGETEFDESLDNYTLVNVACVGVMKPEHLVHSYVTEPGLKLILVGNRTGRDGIHGVTFASEELGENAEEEDRSAVQIPDPFTEKLLIEATLEAVYTGKVRALKDLGGGGLTCASSEMAGKKGFGAVVYADRVPLREPNMTPTEVMISESQERMLFAVRAEDVGALGKIFEKYGLEWTVVGEIIEEPRYIVYWNGEKVADLPIELLTEVPTIEWEMRPYSLERDVETPKTSFSEAFELVWSSPNVLSKRWIWEQYDHEVQGRTVVKPGRDAAVLKINERYGLAFVADGNPNHSHLNPYHGAMGAVAEVVRNLVSVSAEPLALVDNLNFASPERPEVYWSFAETVRGLADAARAFGLAYVSGNVSFYNEVVDRPIKPTPVVAGLGKVELEKIPGFGLEEGLLIGVVGVTKRELGGSELYARLGIEGGIAPRVDLEEEKANAEGILEAVRRGLVKAVHDVSKGGMAVALTEMAVAGGVGFTVDLSKVPAETSNPIEVAFSESHGRYIVVFPEENIEELEGLFRHFAVIGRAGGDEAVFLWNGDELFRKSVSELKKAHESLPKLLGEEE
- a CDS encoding DUF257 family protein — protein: MLSEDISEDILDTLYLHRVHLKLAGLDVSFLDEMAVIKEGGHQNIGKILKYIRPSKDYVIWFKEYSEAFNSVLKGGRLIDVILGLEKLFLLSNFREVMSIANTILTYTGDERRIALYFLNKDLIEGDKHFILPLVEEIATTVVRVSKTEEEFVMSVVKSMNRTLDGMIVTLKY